Below is a genomic region from Methylobacterium sp. FF17.
CAGCTGCCTCAGGAACGCATCCTCCGGCTGCCGCAGCGAGACCCGGGCGGCCTCGACCAGCTGGTTTCCCTTGCGCCAGGTGAGCATCAGGAAGGCGACGACGGCGGCGAGAAGCAGCGGAAACCAGCCCCCCTCGAACAGCTTCACGCTGTTGGCACCGAGGAAGACGAGGTCGATCGCCAGGAAGAAGCCGTTGACGGCCAGGACCGCCACGGGGTTGTAGCCCCATTTCAGGGCGACCAGCGCCGCGAGCAGGGTGGTGATCGCCATGAGCGACGCCACCGCGATGCCGTAGGCACCCGCGAGCGCATCCGACGAGCCGAAGATGAGGACCGCGCTCAGGGTCGCGGCCGCGAGCAGCCAGTTCACCATCGGCACGTAGATCTGCCCGCGCTCGTGCCGGGCGGTGTGCACCACCCGCATCGGCGGCAGGAATCCGAGCTGGATCGATTGCTGGGTCAGCGAGAAGGCCCCCGAGATGATCGATTGCGAGGCGATGACGGTGGCCAACGTCGCGAGCCCGATCAGCGGGTAATGTGCCCAGTCGGGGCTCAGGCGGTAGAACGGGTTCTCGATGGCGTCGGGCTCGACGAGGAGCACGGCACCCTGCCCGAAATAGTGGATCACAAGGGCCGGCAGCACGAGGCCGAACCACGAGGCGCGGATCGGCCCGGCTCCGAAATGCCCGAGATCGGCGTACATCGCCTCGCCGCCGGTCACCGCCAGGAAGGCGGCGCCCAGCATGGCGAAGCTCACGTGCCAGCCCGCATGGGTCAGGAAGTCGACGGCCTTCAGCGGGTTGATCGCGGCCAGGATCTGCGGCGCGTGCCAGATGCCGCCGAGGCCCAGGAGCGCCAGCACGACGAACCAGACGAGCATGACGGGCCCGAAGATGCGGCCGATGAAGGCGACGCCCCGGCTCTGGACCAGGAACAGCCCGACCAGGATCGTGATCGTGATCGGAACCACGAAGCGCGCCAGGCCCGGTGCCTCGACCTTGAGACCCTCCACCGCGCTGAGCACGGAGATCGCCGGCGTGATGGCGCCGTCACCGTAGAGGAGTGCCGCCCCGATCAGCCCGACGACGAGGAGCACGCCCGCCCACGACCCCGGCTTGGCGTGGCGAGCGCCCAGCAGCGCCAGCATCGCCACGATGCCGCCCTCGCCGCGATTGTCGGCGCACAGGATGAGCACCGCGTACTTGATCGAGACGATGAGGATCAGCGACCACAGGATCAGAGAGACGGCCCCCGTCACGGCGATCGGCGTCGGCGGCGCACCGGCGCTGGCCGCGCGCACCGCCTCCTTGAAGGCGTAGAGCGGGGAGGTCCCGATGTCGCCGTAGACGATGCCGAGCGCCCCCAGCATCACGGCTGGGCGCGAGGCCCCAGGCGTGGTTCGAGACTCCGACCCCGTTCGGGATTGCTCTTGAGCCACGCGCAGATTCTCCGGGAACGGCGCTGATATCCGCCGACAAGCGAGGTAGGCCCGCGACCTTGGCCGTCCAGAGTAGGCAATGAGCATTCCGGGACGGATCCGTCGGCCCGTCACACGAGGCGGGCGAGGGCCTCCGGGCAGGCGCCATCGCGCGTGACGATGTGGCTCGCCGTCGCCCCGTGCCGGGCGATGGCGGCAGCGACCGTCCCCGGCGGCGTCGGCGCCTCCGCACTCTCGCAGATTACGGTCCCGAGGAGCGGTACGCCGTGCGCCCGCAGCACTTCGATCGCGGTCAGCGCATGGCTGATGGCGCCGAGATAGGAGCCCGAGACGAGGAGGGCGGGCATCCCGAGGGCCTTGAGCCAGTCGAGCCCGGTGGCATCCGCAGTGACCGGGCTCATCAGACCGCCCACGCCCTCGATCAGCAGCGTGGTGTCGGGGGGAAGCGCGGTGATCTGCGCACGGCACCAGCCGACGAGGTCGTTGAGGGCCAGGGAGCGGCCTTCGCGCGCGGCGGCCAGGTCCGGGCTCAACGGGGCGGCGAAGCGCCAGGGCGAGCAGGCCGCCACCGTCTCCGGCGTGACCGGCAGACCCTGTGCCGCGAGCAGGCGTGCCGTATCGCTCTCGCCGAAGCTCGGATCGTCGAGGGGAGGGACGCCACTGG
It encodes:
- a CDS encoding potassium transporter Kup, which gives rise to MLGALGIVYGDIGTSPLYAFKEAVRAASAGAPPTPIAVTGAVSLILWSLILIVSIKYAVLILCADNRGEGGIVAMLALLGARHAKPGSWAGVLLVVGLIGAALLYGDGAITPAISVLSAVEGLKVEAPGLARFVVPITITILVGLFLVQSRGVAFIGRIFGPVMLVWFVVLALLGLGGIWHAPQILAAINPLKAVDFLTHAGWHVSFAMLGAAFLAVTGGEAMYADLGHFGAGPIRASWFGLVLPALVIHYFGQGAVLLVEPDAIENPFYRLSPDWAHYPLIGLATLATVIASQSIISGAFSLTQQSIQLGFLPPMRVVHTARHERGQIYVPMVNWLLAAATLSAVLIFGSSDALAGAYGIAVASLMAITTLLAALVALKWGYNPVAVLAVNGFFLAIDLVFLGANSVKLFEGGWFPLLLAAVVAFLMLTWRKGNQLVEAARVSLRQPEDAFLRQLQRDPPITLPGNAAFLSSATSAIPLHLSRFVERSHALHKRILIVTTRYEEEPTVSRDRRAEVIAITPDITRVILRYGFMEDASVPDGLRCAVEAKRLPAACLEDLTIFIGHETIIPKSNARGMATWREEIYAFLLRNAERTGAHFCVPTRQLVEVGTEIEI
- the bioD gene encoding dethiobiotin synthase, whose amino-acid sequence is MSRAPAVFLVGAGTEIGKTYVTAALTRRLRVSGRAVRTLKPLASGVPPLDDPSFGESDTARLLAAQGLPVTPETVAACSPWRFAAPLSPDLAAAREGRSLALNDLVGWCRAQITALPPDTTLLIEGVGGLMSPVTADATGLDWLKALGMPALLVSGSYLGAISHALTAIEVLRAHGVPLLGTVICESAEAPTPPGTVAAAIARHGATASHIVTRDGACPEALARLV